DNA from Streptomyces luteogriseus:
CCGCTCTGAGAACATCCTGCAGGACCTGGAATGGTACGCACATTGGGACTATCCCCGCGCCGACAAGGAGTTGCAGAAGCGGATCGCTGCCTGGCTCGCGGGCCGCGCATTGGGGACCGCCAGCCGTTCCGACCGATGACCACGCGGCCCTCGGCAGCGATTGGAGAGGCGTGCCGAGTGACACGAGGTCGTCCCCGCGCACGCGGGGGTAGCTTTTGGACGAAGTTGCCGTCAGCCGCACCAAGCTGGTCGTCCCAGCCCCCGCGGGGGATCTTCTTCGCCGGCGATACAGCGGTCGTCGGTGGCCGGTAATCCCCGCGCCCGCTGAGCACACTGCATGCACGAGGCGCGGGACCATCGCCTCAGCCGGCATGGGTCCGTGCCGGAGGCTCCGGGCGCTCATGTACGTGAGGTCAATGAGTACCGACGTCAGTGCTGTCGCCCTGTTCGGGGCGATCTTCTTGGTGACCGGTGCCGGCTTTGGTGGGCCAGCGCGGGAGACATCCGACGCGTGCGGGACTGGCGCACCATCACGGGACAGTCCGCCTCGGTCACCATTGTGGGTCCGGTGTTCCTGCGCTGCGGGCTGTTTCTCCTGGTCCTCGGAGCTGCCGCTGCCGGACTCTGCCAACTCGTGGACGCCGCGCCCTACGACAGCTGGTGGTACAGCTAGAACTTGCCCTCAACCGGCAATCGATCATCGGCGGCGGTGCCTCGGAGGGCCGGTTACAGCGGGAGTTGTATGCCGAGTTCCTGCATGGCGGCGGAGGGTGGGCCGCCTTCGGAGCGTTCGGTCTTGTAGCCCTTGACCCGCGGTTCGAGGGTGCGGGGGTCGACGGCTTCGGCGGGGGCGCTCTTGGCGTACAGGCCGTCAGGCTCGCTGTCGCGGTCGTGGGGCAGCAGCCAGAAGACGCGGCGGCGGAAAGTGCCAGACGCGCGGGAGGCCTTGGCCTCGGGGCCGAGGATGGCGTAACCGACCATGCGGCCGTCGCGGTGGTAGGGGGTTTGCCCTTGCGGGTGGGCAGCCGGTCCAGGCTCTGGCGCACGTAGTCGAGGTCGTTGATGTCCTCCAGCCACACGAGTTCGGCTTCGTGGCTGATCTCGTCCGCGCTGATCAGGGAACTCATGCGCTGGTGTCCCTTTCCTCGTCGGTGAGCAGGCCGATGCCCGGGGAGTACTTGCGCTGGTTGGACGATCGGCGAGAGCTGGAGAGCAGGTCCGTTGTCACAGCCTCCGGTCCACTGGCCAATAACACTGTGAAAGGGCAGGGATGTTGCACCTGGTGTACGAGGACCCTCGTGGTTGGCGTTGGCTGCGGCACTACATCAAGAAACGTCGGTCCCCGACCGGGCCATGAAGGGCACGGGTTTGGTTTATGTCCTGGCGATCACCGGCACCGTGTCGTACGTGAAGGGGGCTCCCCCGCAGGGCCACATGCCTGCTTCGAAGCCCTGCGCAGTGAGGCCCACCGTGTCGGCTCGACCGTGTCCCGGGCATGGCTCTCGCCGCGCCCCCGGCGCTGTGCTTGGCCGCGGTCGGCGCCGGCTCACCACTGGGTGATGAGCGGTGTGTCCGGTCCGTGCTGACGCCAGGCTTCGGTGAGACGGACGAGGCGGGCTGGGGCGGCGATGCCGCGCACGGTTGCGATCTTGCCGCCTGTGATGTCGAACGTCACGGCGCCGACAACCTTGCCGTCGGGCACGAAAAGGATGGCGGGGGCGCCGTTGACGAGCGCGTAGTGGACAGCAGAAATTCCGCCGGCAAGTCGCTGTTTTGCGGGTGTGGATGTGAAGCCGGCCCGTGCGATGGCGGCGATGCGCTGCGGAGTGTCGTACCGCAGCAGCTTCTCGGTCAGGCCGGCACCGTCGGAGATCGCGGTCGCGTCGTCGGTGAGCAGCGCCACCAGGCGTTCGGTGCGGCCCGAGGTCGCAGCTGCGAGGAATTCCTCGACGATCCTGCGGGCGGATGCCGGGTCGACTTCGCCGCCGCCGCGGCGCGCGGCGGTGATGCGGTGCCGGGCCCGGTGGAGGTGCTGCTGGCTTGCGGATTCGGTGATGTCGAGGATCTCGGCGATCTCGGCGTGGTTGTGGGAGAACGCTTCGCGCAGGACGTAGACGGCCCGCTCCAGCGGTGACAGACGCTCCACGAGGGTCAGCACGGCCAGGGAGACCGATTCACGCTGCTCGAATGTGTCGGCCGGGCCAAGCATCGGGTCGCCGTCGAGGAGCGGTTCGGGCAGCCAGGCACCGACGGTGCGTTCGCGGCGGGCCTGCGCCGAGCGGAGTCGATCGAGGCACAGGTTGGTGACGATCTTGGTCAGCCATGCTTCCGGCACCTTGATCCGCTGTCGGTCGGCAGCCTGCCAGTGCAAGAACGCATCCTGCACGGCGTCTTCCGCATCGGCGGCGGATCCCAGCAGCCGGTACGCCAGCGAGGCCAGCCGGTTCCGGCTGGCCTCGAACCGGCTGGTGTCGAAGCGATCATTGGCGGTTCTGTCCACGCGAAACACCCTAACTAGACGGCTGCGCTGCCGCGTTCTCGGCGGACCCGGCGGCCAGGCGGCGCTCGCGCCTGGGGCGACCGCCGGCCAGACAAAGCGCGACACCGAATCCGAGCCAGGTCATGAGCACGAGGACGGAGTGGGTGGAGCCGTGGCCGTCGAAGAAGGCTGTGGAGCGCAGCAACTGGCCGCCCGCCCCGGGCGGCAGCAACTGGCCGAGCGTGCCGGACCAGCCCGGCAGCATCTCGGGTGCGGTCGAGGTGCCTGACAGGGGGTTGCCGATGAGCATCATGGTGGCGGCACCGAGGCCGAAGCCGGCGTACCCGAGCTGTGACTCCAGCCCGATGATGGTCAGGGATGTGGCGGCGATGGCCAAAGCGATCGCGCCGGTGTTGACCAGGTAGGAATCGTCCAGTGAGCCGAGCCAGAACTGCAGGATCGCTGCCACGGCCAGGCCTCCGGTGATCGCGAAGGTGAGTGCCCCGGCGACCTGGCGGGCGATGCCGCGGACGAGCCTGGTCAGCAACAGCGCGGCGAGCAGGCCGCCCATGACCAGGGGCAGGGCTCCGGCGGCCAGGCCGGCGCCGCGGGGGTCGTCGGCCGGCAGGGCGACGATGTCGCGGACAGGGGACGTCTTGCTGAGGCCCTGCCCCTGACCGAGCCCCACCGCGACACCCTGCAGGGTCTGGGCGACCGCTGCGCCGGCGGCCGAGGCTGTGATGACCTGCGGAGCGCCGGAGCTGACGTCTACCGCCCCGTACACCTCCCGGTCGCGGATCAGCCGTTCGGCGGCTGTGGTGTCGGCGACCTCGGTGATCGCGAAGCCGCCTGGCAGACGTTGGTCGAGCGCGGCGCTGACCCGCTTGACCGCGGCGGGCGGTCCGGCGACGGCGATCGGCACGTCGTGCACATGCGACCGCACCGACGGCCAGGCGAAGGCGGTGAGCAGCACGCTGATGAGTGCTGTGAGCAGGACGACTGTCCTGGCCACCGTCGGCCAGGTCGACGGCAGCGTGTCGGCTACGCGTGGGGCCGGAGTATCCATGCGTCCTCCTCGGACAGAGAGATTTCCTTGCTTGGTGACGGGGACGGGCTGGTTGTGAACACCTCGGGTCGGCAGTGGCTCCGCCCGGATGCTGGTCCGGCCTCGCAGGTGGGCGGCCCATCTCTGGCCCAGTGCGGGGTGCTCAGGCGCGCACAGGAGGGGGCGGAGGCGATCCGCCCCTGGCCCTCGAAGCGACTGGTGTCGAAGCGCTGTGGCAGCGCTTGCCCACGGCGGCTACGCGACCGCCTTCTTTGCGGACACCTCCGGTACGGCGACCAGGTGGCGCTTGCGCTTGGGTAGGCCGAAAGTCGGGTGCGAGGTGGTCCACAGCGACATCCTCAGGATGCCCGCCTTGATCCGCGCGGCCTTCCTGCCGCCCACGTACTTCGGCTTCGCCTGTGCTTCGCCGTCGACCATCTGCAGGATCCCGTCCCGCCGCCCGAGGCTGATGTGGTTGCCGTGGTAGTCCAGCTTGGCGTTAGGGATTTTGTGCCCGGTCAAGCGTCCCACGATCGCGGCCGTGGCCTGCATGCCGGTGTAGCCGGCCGACGCGCAGGACATCGGCAGCGGCCGGCCGTTGTCGCCGATGGCGTAGGCGCTGTCGCCCACGGCGTAGACGTTCGGGTGCGAGACCGACCGCATGGTGCGATCGACGACGATCCGACCGTTGTCGGTGACCTCCAGCCCGCCTGCGGCGGCGATGGCGTCGACCGCGAACCCGGCCGTCCACACGGTCGCGTCGGATGCCAGGACGGTGCCGTCGGCGCACAGCACCCGCGCCGCTTCGACGGCCTCGACGCTGGTGTGCTCCAGGACGGTGATGCCCAGCCGGTCACAGGCCTGGCGCAGATGGCTGCGGGCTCCGGCGGAGAGCGGGGCACCCAGTTCGCCGCGAGCAACCAGCGACACCGACAGGCTGGGCCGGGATTCGGCGATCTCGGTGGCGGTCTCGATGCCGGTCAGCCCGTCGCCGACGACCAGCACCTTCCCGCCTTCGCCCCGCTTGCCCAGGCTGTCCAGGCGCTCGCGCAGACGCAGCGCCGCCGGACGACTGGTGACATGGGAGGCATGCTCGGCTACGCCGGGGACGCCGTGGTCGGCGACGCGGCTGCCGAGCGCGTAGAGGAGGGTGTCGTAGCCGAGCTCGCCGCCGCCGTCGGCGTCAGCCACGGAGACGACCTGTCGCTCGGGGTCGACGGCGGTGACACGGGCCAGGCGCAGCCGTATACCCGTGCCCGCGAAGACGTCGGCGAGCCGCGGAGCCTCGATCTCCTGGCCGACCGCGAGCTGGTGCAGCCGCAGCCGCTGGACAAAATCCGGCTCAGCGTTGACCACAGTGATCTCGGTGCCTGCCGGGGACAGCCGACGGGCCAGGGTGCCGGCCGCGTAGGCCCCGGCATAGCCGGCGCCGAGAACGACGATGCGGTGCTTCATGTGATGCTCCCGTCGGTTCGCTAGCTCCATGTCGGTGACTTGAGCGGGACAGCGCCCTGATTCCTGACAGGAGCTACATGTGACATGGATCACACAGAAGCAGGAGTGTCGCCCGCCGACGCGCGCACAGTCGAGGCGGCGCGGATGGGACTCCGCAGGCGCGTGATGGCCATGGGCCACCGAACCTGCGACGCGGCAACCGCTGCTCCGCATCTGATCCTTGCCAGGCCGGCTCAGGTGCCGGACACCCAGTCGATCAAGCCTGGAACTCCCGCATCGTGTCTCCGTTCCTGCTCGGTCGTACTACGCCAGCGACGGCCGCGCCGTGGAGACCGCCGACATCGTCGTCCCGGACGGCAGCTGGGAAGTGGCCTACGAGTTCGCCGTGGACCCACCTGAGCCCGCCTGATCATCATCACGGCAATGCCCAGGGGGGGTGCCTTGAGGAGCACCCACGGCCGCCAATACCGCTTCGTTCGAAGGCTGCTGGCCGAGCAGGGATTCGTCACCGTGTCGGCCACGGCGTCCAGTGCCTGGCGGCCGAGATCCTGCTCCGGCCCAGTGGTTCCTTCTGGAAACCATGGCCACGGATGCGACGGTACGACCTTGGTGAGCAGAGCCGCGAGTTCCCGATCCACGATCGGGACGAGTTCGGACCGGCGGCCACCGCAGTGCGGCCACGTTCCTGCGACCCGCAGGCAGTGGCAAGGTCGGCGGCCACGGGCCACTGCCTGGGACTTCACTCCCGGAGACCGGCTCTTGCAGGAGACCGAAGCAGGCCCGCACACGGGCCCGTTCGGAGCATGGGAGGGCGCGCCACATTTTCGCGCGGGGTGGAGCGCCGTAGCGTCCCCCGCATGACCGCAAGCACACCGCACCAGCCTGCTTCCCTCACCCGCCGCGCGGCCCTGACCGGGCTCGCCGCGGGGGCGGGCGCGCTCGCCGTCGGGAGCACCGCTCGTACCGCGGCCGCCGCGCCCACTGCGCCTTCGGCGGCGCCCGATCCGACGCCGGGAGCGATGCAGCTCTTCGCCGATCCCGGCTTCAACTTCGCCGGGTTGCTCGCGTTGGGAGCCGCAGGCATGCGCGCCTCCGAGGTCGGCGAGGTGCTGACCGCGGTCAATGCCATCAACGCGGCGGGGCTCTCCGAACAGACCTACACCGACACCTTCCGGTCCTGGGGCGACCAGCTCTCCGCTCCCCCGGCCGTGGGCCGGGACGGCCGCGGGACGCCGTCGCAGACCCGCCGTTTCCGCTCGCTGCGCGCGGCCCAGTACTACGCCCAGGCGCTGTTCTACGTCCTGGGCACCGACCAGCCCGGTGACGAGGAGGCGGTCTACGAGGCGGGACGCAGGGCCTGGGACACCTTCGCCCGGCTCGGCACGCCCGCCGCTGTCACAGCCCGGGTTCCGTGGGGCAGGACCCGGCTGCCGCTGTGGTTCTTCCGCCCGGACGGCCCCGCCGAGCGGCGCCCCACCGTCATCCTCACCAACGGCAGTGACGGGCAGAACGTGGACATGTGGACCTACGGCGTGTCCGCAGCCCTCGACCGCGGCTGGAACGCCCTCGTCTACGACGGCCCCGGACAGGGGCAGTTGCTGTTCGTCGAGGAGATCCCTTTCACCACCCGCTGGGAGACGGTGGTCGCCCCGATCGTCGACTGGCTGCTGCGGCGCGAGGACGTGGACGGCCGACGGATCGCCCTCACCGGCCTCAGCATGGGCGGCAACCTCGCCCCGCGCGCCGCCGCCTTCGAGCACCGGCTCGCCGCCTGTGTGGCGATGCCCGGATGCCTCAGCCCCTGGCTCGGATTCGACGAGGCACTGCGTGACATCGTCACACCCGACAAGGAGGAGACCAACCGGGTCTGGAACGAGGACGTCGTCCCGGAGCTGACCCCGCAGGAGGCCTTCACGGTCAAGAAGCGCTTCGAGATCTTCGATCGGAAGGCACTGCGCCAGGCGCGCCAGGGCAAGGTCCTCACCGACCTCTGGACACCGGCGCAGGTGGCCATGGGCCTCGACATCACCGGGATCGTCGGCAGGATCAAGGCCCCGACGCTCGTACTGGACTACGACTTCGAGCAGTTCTACCCGGGCCAGCCGCGGGAGATGTACGACCTGCTGCGCACGCGGCGCGACTACGTGAAACTGACGAAGGCCACCGGGGCACAGTTGCACTGCTCCCCGATGGCCCCTCAGCAGCACTGCGACGTCGTTTTCGACTGGCTCGCCGACGTGCTCCGGCGCTGAGTCTCGGGTGTGCGCCCCTTAGAAGGTGACGTTCCAGGAGCGGAGGGGTAACTGGCCAGTCGCCATACGGGCCCTAGCGCGTGTCTCCTTGATGGATTGGTGAGTTGATCGGATGTGTCTGTCCGATTAGTGATCACCGATGCGATGTGGGGCCGGATCGAGCCGTTGATGCTCCGTGGCCGTGCCCTCCGTTGGCTGATCCGGTCCGCGGGCGGCGGTGGGCCGACCACCGACGCACTCTTGAGGCCATCGCGTGGAAGTACCGCACCAACTCGCCCTGGCGGGACCTTCCCGACGAGCTCGGCTCGTTCCAGACCGCTCACAAGCGGCTGATCAGATGGGCCGTCGATGGCACCTGGGAGATGCTCCTCGCTGCCGTCCTATCGGCGGCGGACGCCGATGACGACATCGACTGGACGATGTCGGTGGACTCCACGGTCGTCCGGGCCCACCAGCACGCTGCCGGTGCACTCAAAAAGGGGCGGTGGAGTTCCGCGGGCAGGTCTGCGAAGGCTGAGGGCCCGATACGCTGGTAGTGGAGTCTTCTTCGTGAGGGTCTTTGGTTGGCCGGTGCCCTTGCCACCCGCACTGCGGATTGGGCACCGGCCGCTCCCATTGCGACCGTGGAGTTCGCCGAGCTCCGGCGAGCCGGCGGCTACCGGTGCC
Protein-coding regions in this window:
- a CDS encoding DUF6336 family protein, with protein sequence MHEARDHRLSRHGSVPEAPGAHVREVNEYRRQCCRPVRGDLLGDRCRLWWASAGDIRRVRDWRTITGQSASVTIVGPVFLRCGLFLLVLGAAAAGLCQLVDAAPYDSWWYS
- a CDS encoding alpha/beta hydrolase family protein, producing the protein MTASTPHQPASLTRRAALTGLAAGAGALAVGSTARTAAAAPTAPSAAPDPTPGAMQLFADPGFNFAGLLALGAAGMRASEVGEVLTAVNAINAAGLSEQTYTDTFRSWGDQLSAPPAVGRDGRGTPSQTRRFRSLRAAQYYAQALFYVLGTDQPGDEEAVYEAGRRAWDTFARLGTPAAVTARVPWGRTRLPLWFFRPDGPAERRPTVILTNGSDGQNVDMWTYGVSAALDRGWNALVYDGPGQGQLLFVEEIPFTTRWETVVAPIVDWLLRREDVDGRRIALTGLSMGGNLAPRAAAFEHRLAACVAMPGCLSPWLGFDEALRDIVTPDKEETNRVWNEDVVPELTPQEAFTVKKRFEIFDRKALRQARQGKVLTDLWTPAQVAMGLDITGIVGRIKAPTLVLDYDFEQFYPGQPREMYDLLRTRRDYVKLTKATGAQLHCSPMAPQQHCDVVFDWLADVLRR
- a CDS encoding sigma-70 family RNA polymerase sigma factor codes for the protein MDRTANDRFDTSRFEASRNRLASLAYRLLGSAADAEDAVQDAFLHWQAADRQRIKVPEAWLTKIVTNLCLDRLRSAQARRERTVGAWLPEPLLDGDPMLGPADTFEQRESVSLAVLTLVERLSPLERAVYVLREAFSHNHAEIAEILDITESASQQHLHRARHRITAARRGGGEVDPASARRIVEEFLAAATSGRTERLVALLTDDATAISDGAGLTEKLLRYDTPQRIAAIARAGFTSTPAKQRLAGGISAVHYALVNGAPAILFVPDGKVVGAVTFDITGGKIATVRGIAAPARLVRLTEAWRQHGPDTPLITQW
- a CDS encoding NAD(P)/FAD-dependent oxidoreductase, yielding MKHRIVVLGAGYAGAYAAGTLARRLSPAGTEITVVNAEPDFVQRLRLHQLAVGQEIEAPRLADVFAGTGIRLRLARVTAVDPERQVVSVADADGGGELGYDTLLYALGSRVADHGVPGVAEHASHVTSRPAALRLRERLDSLGKRGEGGKVLVVGDGLTGIETATEIAESRPSLSVSLVARGELGAPLSAGARSHLRQACDRLGITVLEHTSVEAVEAARVLCADGTVLASDATVWTAGFAVDAIAAAGGLEVTDNGRIVVDRTMRSVSHPNVYAVGDSAYAIGDNGRPLPMSCASAGYTGMQATAAIVGRLTGHKIPNAKLDYHGNHISLGRRDGILQMVDGEAQAKPKYVGGRKAARIKAGILRMSLWTTSHPTFGLPKRKRHLVAVPEVSAKKAVA